One Natator depressus isolate rNatDep1 chromosome 13, rNatDep2.hap1, whole genome shotgun sequence genomic region harbors:
- the SNPH gene encoding syntaphilin isoform X1, with the protein MSLPGSRRSSTGSRSRGFYGRSGLASFFKSSAPPATPTEKQPLLPASRRPSPPVSMRDTYGTSSLSSSSNSGSCKGSDSSPTPRRPIKYSLCSDNHGIKPPTPEQYLTPLQQKEVCIRHLKARLKDTQERLQDRDTEIEDLKTQLSRMQEDWIEEECHRVEAQLALKEARKEIKQLKQVIDTVKNNLMEKDKGLQKYFVDINIQNKKLETLLHSMEIAQNGAVKEEGAGESVGGSPARSLTRSSTYTKLSDQAAGDRNAGDSQTLSAEEVVDSGFVAADDSLSRTDLLEQSSLLSSGVEFCTEEGSLQSSFTLGSRLPTSSTYEKLLGTQGSVEAGVQASCMQEQAIQTDFVHYEPDLDTILEKVMKSQACSLGSPTSVWVSEMEDIVPSSETQAQNFSGTTDLTATEPNSAVVVTAGDGPETPEGQEGCQGLVTNNPAVHQPSSTSQSVSVVCTLEEDTAELSQEPAVPKHYWSRHFLVDLLAVVVPAVPTVAWLCRSQRRQGQPIYNISSLLRGCCTVALHSLRKINCHSVSSVRESSRSSQP; encoded by the exons ATGTCCCTGCCAGGAAGCAGACGGTCCTCCACTGGCTCTCGAAG CCGGGGGTTTTATGGACGGAGTGGCTTGGCCTCGTTCTTTAAGTCTTCAGCGCCCCCTGCCACTCCGACTGAGAAACAGCCTCTTCTTCCTGCCTCCAGgcgcccctctccccccgtgAGCATGCGGGACACCTACGGCACCTCTtcgctcagcagcagcagcaactcggGCTCCTGCAAGGGCAGCGACAGCAGCCCCACCCCAAG GCGGCCCATCAAGTATAGTCTGTGCAGCGATAACCATGGGATAAAGCCCCCCACTCCTGAGCAGTACCTGACCCCCCTCCAGCAGAAGGAGGTCTGCATTAGACACCTGAAGGCCCGGCTGAAGGACACCCAAGAGAGACTCCAGGACAG GGATACTGAGATTGAGGATCTGAAGACCCAGCTCTCAAGGATGCAGGAGGACTGGATCGAGGAAGAGTGCCACCGTGTGGAGGCCCAGCTGGCACTCAAGGAGGCCCGGAAGGAGATCAAACAGCTAAAGCAGGTGATTGACACCGTGAAGAACAACCTGATGGAGAAGGACAAAGGCCTTCAGAAATACTTTGTGGACATCAACATCCAGAATAAGAAGCTGGAGACACTGCTGCACAGCATGGAGATAGCACAGAATGGGGCTGTGAaggaggaaggggctggggagTCGGTGGGGGGCTCTCCAGCCCGGTCGCTCACCCGCAGCTCCACCTACACCAAGCTGAGTGACCAGGCAGCAGGGGACAGAAACGCTGGGGACTCACAGACCCTGTCAGCTGAGGAGGTGGTGGACAGTGGCTTCGTGGCTGCAGATGACTCGCTGAGCCGGACGGACTtgctggagcagagcagcctgCTCTCATCAGGGGTAGAGTTCTGCACAGAGGAGGGGTCTCTACAGAGCTCCTTCACGCTGGGCTCCAGACTTCCCACCAGCTCCACCTATGAGAAACTTCTGGGTACACAAGGCAGTGTGGAGGCTGGAGTGCAGGCGAGCTGCATGCAGGAGCAGGCCATCCAAACTGACTTTGTGCATTACGAACCGGACCTGGACACTATCCTGGAAAAGGTCATGAAGTCCCAGGCTTGCAGTCTGGGCAGCCCCACTTCAGTGTGGGTGTCCGAAATGGAAGACATAgtgcccagctcagagactcagGCCCAGAACTTCTCCGGGACCACGGACTTGACGGCAACTGAACCCAACTCCGCTGTGGTGGTGACTGCAGGAGATGGGCCAGAGACTCCGGAGGGGCAAGAGGGCTGCCAGGGACTGGTGACCAACAACCCTGCTGTGCACCAGCCCTCGAGCACTAGCCAGTCGGTGAGCGTCGTTTGCACCCTGGAGGAAGACACTGCCGAGCTGAGCCAAGAGCCCGCAGTACCGAAACACTATTGGAGCCGTCATTTCCTTGTGGATCTGTTGGCCGTGGTGGTGCCGGCGGTGCCCACGGTAGCCTGGCTGTGCCGTTCTCAGCGGAGGCAGGGCCAGCCCATATACAATATCAGCTCGCTGCTCCGCGGGTGCTGCACGGTCGCTCTGCACTCCTTACGGAAGATCAACTGTCATTCCGTTAGCAGCGTGCGAGAGAGCagccgcagctcccagccctaa
- the SDCBP2 gene encoding syntenin-2 isoform X2, giving the protein MSTLYPSLEDMKVDQTLQAQANAATRALAGAAEKSEPAKATAPPVLYPNLRELGDYMGLSLSSEEVQKDLALVPASGNAGALVPSSQGVLVAPLTGNNLGLRRAEIRPGLRELHLCKDERGKTGLKLKSIDQGVFVQLVKAYSPASLVGLRFGDQVLQINGKDCAGWSTDKANRALKKASPEKIIVIVRDRPFQRTVTMHKDSTGHVGFVIKKGKIVSLTKGGSAARNGLLINHYICELNGQNVIGLKDKQILDILATAGNAVTITIIPTVIYEHMVKRLSPGQIKSSMDHSLPDV; this is encoded by the exons ATGTCAACTCTGTACCCGTCACTGGAGGACATGAAGGTGGATCAAACCTTGCAG GCTCAGGCGAATGCAGCcaccagggctctggctggggctgcagagaaGTCAGAGCCAGCCAAGGCGACTG ccccacctgtTCTGTACCCAAACCTCAGGGAGCTTGGGGATTATATGGGGCTCTCGCTCTCCAGTGAAGAGGTCCAGAAGGACCTAGCCCTGGTCCCAGCAAGTGGCAAC GCAGGGGCCCTGGTCCCTTCCTCCCAGGGTGTGCTGGTCGCTCCACTGACAGGAAACAACCTCGGGCTGCGCAGGGCAGAGATCAGGCCGGGCCTGCGGGAGCTCCACCTCTGCAAGGACGAGCGCGGGAAGACTGGGCTCAAGCTGAAAAGCATCGACCAG GGGGTGTTTGTGCAGCTGGTTAAGGCCTACTCCCCGGCATCCCTCGTCGGGCTGCGCTTCGGGGACCAGGTGCTGCAGATCAACGGGAAGGACTGCGCTGGCTGGAGCACGGACAAGGCCAACAGGGCCCTGAAAAAGGCCTCCCCGGAAAAAATCATCGTGATCGTGCGAGACAG GCCCTTCCAGCGCACGGTGACGATGCACAAGGACAGTACGGGCCACGTGGGGTTCGTCATCAAGAAGGGGAAGATTGTTTCTCTCACCAAAGGCGGCTCTGCAGCCCGCAACGGCCTCCTCATCAACCACTACATCTGTGAGCTGAACGGGCAGAATGTCATCGGCCTGAAG GACAAACAAATCCTGGATATCCTGGCTACAGCTGGTAACGCTGTCACCATCACCATCATCCCCACAGTGATCTACGAGCACATGGTCAAACG GCTGTCACCTGGGCAGATCAAGTCGTCCATGGACCACTCTCTTCCTGATGTTTAA
- the SDCBP2 gene encoding syntenin-2 isoform X1, with product MSTLYPSLEDMKVDQTLQAQANAATRALAGAAEKSEPAKATAPPVLYPNLRELGDYMGLSLSSEEVQKDLALVPASGNQAGALVPSSQGVLVAPLTGNNLGLRRAEIRPGLRELHLCKDERGKTGLKLKSIDQGVFVQLVKAYSPASLVGLRFGDQVLQINGKDCAGWSTDKANRALKKASPEKIIVIVRDRPFQRTVTMHKDSTGHVGFVIKKGKIVSLTKGGSAARNGLLINHYICELNGQNVIGLKDKQILDILATAGNAVTITIIPTVIYEHMVKRLSPGQIKSSMDHSLPDV from the exons ATGTCAACTCTGTACCCGTCACTGGAGGACATGAAGGTGGATCAAACCTTGCAG GCTCAGGCGAATGCAGCcaccagggctctggctggggctgcagagaaGTCAGAGCCAGCCAAGGCGACTG ccccacctgtTCTGTACCCAAACCTCAGGGAGCTTGGGGATTATATGGGGCTCTCGCTCTCCAGTGAAGAGGTCCAGAAGGACCTAGCCCTGGTCCCAGCAAGTGGCAAC CAGGCAGGGGCCCTGGTCCCTTCCTCCCAGGGTGTGCTGGTCGCTCCACTGACAGGAAACAACCTCGGGCTGCGCAGGGCAGAGATCAGGCCGGGCCTGCGGGAGCTCCACCTCTGCAAGGACGAGCGCGGGAAGACTGGGCTCAAGCTGAAAAGCATCGACCAG GGGGTGTTTGTGCAGCTGGTTAAGGCCTACTCCCCGGCATCCCTCGTCGGGCTGCGCTTCGGGGACCAGGTGCTGCAGATCAACGGGAAGGACTGCGCTGGCTGGAGCACGGACAAGGCCAACAGGGCCCTGAAAAAGGCCTCCCCGGAAAAAATCATCGTGATCGTGCGAGACAG GCCCTTCCAGCGCACGGTGACGATGCACAAGGACAGTACGGGCCACGTGGGGTTCGTCATCAAGAAGGGGAAGATTGTTTCTCTCACCAAAGGCGGCTCTGCAGCCCGCAACGGCCTCCTCATCAACCACTACATCTGTGAGCTGAACGGGCAGAATGTCATCGGCCTGAAG GACAAACAAATCCTGGATATCCTGGCTACAGCTGGTAACGCTGTCACCATCACCATCATCCCCACAGTGATCTACGAGCACATGGTCAAACG GCTGTCACCTGGGCAGATCAAGTCGTCCATGGACCACTCTCTTCCTGATGTTTAA
- the SNPH gene encoding syntaphilin isoform X2, which produces MSLPGSRRSSTGSRRRPSPPVSMRDTYGTSSLSSSSNSGSCKGSDSSPTPRRPIKYSLCSDNHGIKPPTPEQYLTPLQQKEVCIRHLKARLKDTQERLQDRDTEIEDLKTQLSRMQEDWIEEECHRVEAQLALKEARKEIKQLKQVIDTVKNNLMEKDKGLQKYFVDINIQNKKLETLLHSMEIAQNGAVKEEGAGESVGGSPARSLTRSSTYTKLSDQAAGDRNAGDSQTLSAEEVVDSGFVAADDSLSRTDLLEQSSLLSSGVEFCTEEGSLQSSFTLGSRLPTSSTYEKLLGTQGSVEAGVQASCMQEQAIQTDFVHYEPDLDTILEKVMKSQACSLGSPTSVWVSEMEDIVPSSETQAQNFSGTTDLTATEPNSAVVVTAGDGPETPEGQEGCQGLVTNNPAVHQPSSTSQSVSVVCTLEEDTAELSQEPAVPKHYWSRHFLVDLLAVVVPAVPTVAWLCRSQRRQGQPIYNISSLLRGCCTVALHSLRKINCHSVSSVRESSRSSQP; this is translated from the exons ATGTCCCTGCCAGGAAGCAGACGGTCCTCCACTGGCTCTCGAAG gcgcccctctccccccgtgAGCATGCGGGACACCTACGGCACCTCTtcgctcagcagcagcagcaactcggGCTCCTGCAAGGGCAGCGACAGCAGCCCCACCCCAAG GCGGCCCATCAAGTATAGTCTGTGCAGCGATAACCATGGGATAAAGCCCCCCACTCCTGAGCAGTACCTGACCCCCCTCCAGCAGAAGGAGGTCTGCATTAGACACCTGAAGGCCCGGCTGAAGGACACCCAAGAGAGACTCCAGGACAG GGATACTGAGATTGAGGATCTGAAGACCCAGCTCTCAAGGATGCAGGAGGACTGGATCGAGGAAGAGTGCCACCGTGTGGAGGCCCAGCTGGCACTCAAGGAGGCCCGGAAGGAGATCAAACAGCTAAAGCAGGTGATTGACACCGTGAAGAACAACCTGATGGAGAAGGACAAAGGCCTTCAGAAATACTTTGTGGACATCAACATCCAGAATAAGAAGCTGGAGACACTGCTGCACAGCATGGAGATAGCACAGAATGGGGCTGTGAaggaggaaggggctggggagTCGGTGGGGGGCTCTCCAGCCCGGTCGCTCACCCGCAGCTCCACCTACACCAAGCTGAGTGACCAGGCAGCAGGGGACAGAAACGCTGGGGACTCACAGACCCTGTCAGCTGAGGAGGTGGTGGACAGTGGCTTCGTGGCTGCAGATGACTCGCTGAGCCGGACGGACTtgctggagcagagcagcctgCTCTCATCAGGGGTAGAGTTCTGCACAGAGGAGGGGTCTCTACAGAGCTCCTTCACGCTGGGCTCCAGACTTCCCACCAGCTCCACCTATGAGAAACTTCTGGGTACACAAGGCAGTGTGGAGGCTGGAGTGCAGGCGAGCTGCATGCAGGAGCAGGCCATCCAAACTGACTTTGTGCATTACGAACCGGACCTGGACACTATCCTGGAAAAGGTCATGAAGTCCCAGGCTTGCAGTCTGGGCAGCCCCACTTCAGTGTGGGTGTCCGAAATGGAAGACATAgtgcccagctcagagactcagGCCCAGAACTTCTCCGGGACCACGGACTTGACGGCAACTGAACCCAACTCCGCTGTGGTGGTGACTGCAGGAGATGGGCCAGAGACTCCGGAGGGGCAAGAGGGCTGCCAGGGACTGGTGACCAACAACCCTGCTGTGCACCAGCCCTCGAGCACTAGCCAGTCGGTGAGCGTCGTTTGCACCCTGGAGGAAGACACTGCCGAGCTGAGCCAAGAGCCCGCAGTACCGAAACACTATTGGAGCCGTCATTTCCTTGTGGATCTGTTGGCCGTGGTGGTGCCGGCGGTGCCCACGGTAGCCTGGCTGTGCCGTTCTCAGCGGAGGCAGGGCCAGCCCATATACAATATCAGCTCGCTGCTCCGCGGGTGCTGCACGGTCGCTCTGCACTCCTTACGGAAGATCAACTGTCATTCCGTTAGCAGCGTGCGAGAGAGCagccgcagctcccagccctaa